Sequence from the Macaca thibetana thibetana isolate TM-01 chromosome 20, ASM2454274v1, whole genome shotgun sequence genome:
actctgcctccctggttcaagtgattttcctgcctcaacctcctgagcagcggGATTACAGGCAATTGCCACCaagccaggataatttttgtatttttagtggaaacagggttttgccatgttagccaggctggtctccaacttctgacctcaggtgatccatcagcCTCGGCCTTCctaagtgtgggattacaggtgtgagccactgggccagcccctgttttttaaaaaatttccagcaATAGAGAAGTGTTGATGACATACCTGGGCTAAAGGAAGGCTTGATCATGGACACTTTCCATTAAGAGGCTGGCTGGATTTAAATCAGTGCACAACTGTTTACTTCTGTGACGACCAGTTACTTGGACTCATTTCTTTGCAGTCCTGTGATTAGCAAAATGGGTTCATAATTAGTATTTCCCTTTAGAATTGCTGTGAGGATTCAAAGAATGAAAGTGATTAAAAAGGGACTGGTGCAGAATCAATGTCATGCAATAGTCAGGTATATTGAAGAGAAATAACTGGatgtcttgctttttattttttttagagacaatgaCTTGCTATGTGGACTAGGCAGGACTCGAACTCCtcgactcaagtgatcctcccgcctcagccttctaagtaggtgggactacagctTTCCACCACCTTCCCcaccttgctttttaatttaaagcaGGGTCTGCATGTCATCTGAAGTCATCTCTCTTTGGGGACATCCCACATGTCCAGAACTGCCAGCCGGCAGTCGGGGTGGCCCATTAGGCTGTGGGGAGCATGGAGACCTATCTGCAAAGGAGGACCTGGACAAATGTGCCCACACATCCTCTCAGGCGAGGAGAATGGACGGGAGAGAGAGGCCGACCCGTGTTCCCGGTGTTGCTGTGTACGGAGGAGCGGGTCAGAGGAACCGCGGTGTGGACAGGGACAGGCAAGGCGCGGGGACGAGGAGAAACGAAAGCCACATCGGTGGCGGGTGCTCTGCACACAACTCGCTCGCTACCGCAGGCTCGCCGCTCCGCACTCAGCCGATCCGGGGACGGGAGCAGGAGGGCTGCACCCGGACTCCGGGACAGGCCCAGCTGAAAACGGCGGGGCGAGGGGTGGGGTGGAGACGCTCCCGTCGCCAAGGCTGGCGTCCCGGAACCTGCGGGGAGGAGGGTGGAAGGCAACTTCGAGGAAACTGGGAGAGGCGGCCAGGACCTCGGAGACAGGGCGTACCGCCGGGCGCACAGCCCCTCTGCGCGAACCGGCTCCAAAGGGGCGGTTCCGCGGCGCTTCCCCAGCGGAGCTCAGAAGATGGTGCCCCCGGCCCTTCTGCTGCGCACAGCCCAGTCTAGTACCGCAGGCGGCGCGAACCCAGCAGGGCGGGTGCAAGCGCGAGGCAGGGCCTctgcgcccggcccccttccCTGAATAGAAAAGCAGCCCCAGGCCGTGGCGCTCCACCACGCCGTCCACGTGCGCCTTGCTGTCTTCGATTTCTCGCTAAGATCTCCAGCCTCACCGCGGCTCGAAATGGACCCCAACTGCTCCTGCGCCACTGGTAAGAGAAGCCCGACTCTGCGCCCTGGGTTTCCCATTTCCCAGCCCCAGTTCAGAGGGTCTCTGGGTTTGAGGAGGTCGCATTTTAAGTTCTGAGCAGAAGGGGACTCCTTTACTTCCTTAGGTGCTTTCTTTCTGATCACGCCCCTGAGAGCACTGCCCTCCCCGCTGGGCCTCTAAGTCAGAGTTAAGGATACTGAGGCTCAAGGCAGTCCTGCTGCTTCACATCACCCAGTTGGTCAGGGTCCTGCTGGCTGGGCACCAATGTTCTCCTCCAGGCTCTGAGCAATCAGGATGGATGGGGGGCTAGAGACATAGAGTCTTCAGAGTTCAGGACAGAAGGTTGTGGCTCGCAATCTCAGTATTCCTGGGTTGGGTGTGCAGCAGGGACCTTCCTGGTGGGGTGAAACAGGAGGGTGTTTGCGTTTCCCAGTGTGAGTGGGGAAGACATGGGGCCTCTATTCCTCTGTCCTGAGTGAGAAAGGAGCTCTGAGGGCTGGCCCTGCACAGAGGAGAGGGCACTGGAGACTCATTGACCCACTGCTGTACCTTCTGCATCTCACTCACTGCTCACTGCGTTTTTCTCTTCCCTGCAGATGTCTCCTGCGCCTGCGCCGGCTCCTGCAAATGCAAAGAGTGCAAATGCACCTCCTGCAAGAAGAGTGAGTGAGGGGCCATCTCCAGGAATCTGGGGCTGTGGCTAAGGTTGGGAGGGAACCCAAAGCTGACACTGAGTGCCTGATTCTGGGTAACTGGGCTTCCTTTGCCCCTGTTGGCCATGTCGTTCCCTCTCCATGCTTTCTGCCCTGAGTTCAGATGGGGCAGGGAAACCTTTTTCTCTTGGGACACAAACCCCAACTGTACCATCTGTGGTTTCAGAACAGAGCTGTGCCACACAAAAAAAGCATCCTCTGGGTCTGGCGTCTGAGCTCGAGCCAGGCTTGCTATTGGGGCAGGGAGGTGCCTGGTCCAGTCTACTGCCACCTCTcactctccccttcttccccaggctgctgctcctgctgccccGTGGGCTGTGCCAAGTGTGCCCAGGGCTGCGTCTGCAAAGAGGCGTCGGAGAAGTGCAGCTGCTGTGCCTGATGTGGGAAGAGCTCTGCTCCCAGGTGTAAATAGAGCAAACTTCAcagcctgggtttttttttttttaatacaaccCTGAGccattttctgcatttctttttatattaaatatgtgaATGGCAATAAACAATTTTGACTTGAATCTTAATCTGGTCTTCTTTGTGTGTCTTACAGAAAATGGACTTGGGTGGGGGGTTAAACCACGAGTTTAGATACCAGGCTCTGGATGGAAATATGAGCCACTAATAATG
This genomic interval carries:
- the LOC126943920 gene encoding metallothionein-2; its protein translation is MDPNCSCATDVSCACAGSCKCKECKCTSCKKSCCSCCPVGCAKCAQGCVCKEASEKCSCCA